A genomic segment from Vespa crabro chromosome 25, iyVesCrab1.2, whole genome shotgun sequence encodes:
- the LOC124432544 gene encoding POU domain protein CF1A, whose product MAATTYMPVSSAVSAELDGGSGTTIGMNIAVGGYSSGSPRSAADAGEMKYMPAPQHHHHHHHHHQVTSSPSPNGLSHPAASLSSANPWVSLQPGSDPWAASMGMHHTSHHPHHHPHQANTSLDVKPLTAAAAAVNADQGMHHRGPHQSPGMASPHSWHAPVVPSAHYNPSGGAASPTTLQQYHAAMNGMLHQHSHQHPHQLHNHQAGLPHHLRDAHNHSPPTGHPLHPGHPLDRDHSAGEEDTPTSDDLEAFAKQFKQRRIKLGFTQADVGLALGTLYGNVFSQTTICRFEALQLSFKNMCKLKPLLQKWLEEADSTTGSPTSIDKIAAQGRKRKKRTSIEVSVKGALEQHFHKQPKPSAQEITTLADSLQLEKEVVRVWFCNRRQKEKRMTPPNTLGDGIMEGMPPGHQGQGGLHQGYHPQDHLHGSPMGHSHSPPMLSPQGLTAHSLAAH is encoded by the coding sequence ATGGCCGCTACCACGTACATGCCGGTTAGTAGCGCAGTGTCGGCCGAGCTGGATGGTGGTTCGGGTACAACAATCGGGATGAACATCGCCGTGGGTGGCTATTCCTCGGGCTCGCCCCGCAGCGCCGCCGACGCCGGCGAAATGAAGTATATGCCGGCGCCgcagcatcatcatcatcaccaccatcatcaccagGTGACGTCGTCCCCGTCGCCAAACGGACTTTCGCATCCGGCGGCGAGCCTCTCCTCGGCTAACCCATGGGTCAGCTTGCAACCCGGTAGCGATCCTTGGGCGGCCTCAATGGGGATGCATCACACGAGTCATCATCCTCACCATCATCCCCATCAGGCTAATACGAGCCTAGATGTGAAACCTTTAACGGCTGCCGCCGCGGCGGTGAACGCCGATCAGGGCATGCATCATCGCGGCCCTCATCAATCCCCTGGAATGGCGTCGCCGCATTCCTGGCACGCGCCCGTCGTACCCTCGGCTCATTACAATCCGAGCGGCGGCGCGGCATCCCCGACTACCCTCCAACAATACCATGCGGCTATGAACGGCATGCTACACCAACACTCTCACCAGCATCCCCATCAGCTGCACAATCACCAGGCCGGCCTTCCTCATCATCTCAGGGACGCCCACAATCACAGTCCGCCGACGGGTCATCCTCTTCACCCGGGACATCCCCTTGATAGGGATCACAGTGCCGGCGAGGAGGACACGCCGACGTCCGACGATCTCGAGGCGTTCGCGAAACAATTCAAACAGAGACGCATCAAGCTAGGTTTTACCCAAGCCGACGTTGGCCTCGCGCTCGGTACCCTTTACGGCAACGTATTCTCGCAAACGACGATATGCAGGTTCGAGGCGTTGCAGCTAAGCTTCAAAAATATGTGCAAGTTGAAACCTCTTTTACAAAAATGGCTCGAGGAGGCGGACTCGACGACGGGCTCACCTACGAGCATCGACAAGATCGCGGCGCAAggtagaaaacgaaagaagagaacGTCGATCGAGGTCTCGGTTAAGGGTGCTTTGGAGCAACACTTCCACAAACAACCTAAACCATCGGCCCAAGAAATAACGACGCTTGCCGACAGTCTACAGCTCGAAAAGGAAGTCGTAAGGGTATGGTTCTGTAACCGAcggcaaaaggaaaagaggatgaCGCCGCCTAACACGCTCGGCGACGGCATCATGGAAGGCATGCCGCCGGGTCATCAGGGACAGGGTGGCCTCCATCAGGGCTATCACCCGCAGGATCACCTACACGGCTCGCCCATGGGCCATAGCCACAGTCCCCCGATGCTAAGTCCTCAAGGTCTTACGGCCCACTCGTTGGCGGCTCACTAG